The following proteins are encoded in a genomic region of Cryptomeria japonica chromosome 11, Sugi_1.0, whole genome shotgun sequence:
- the LOC131069695 gene encoding probable pectate lyase 20: MAEACAFLIAMVFAAGLHAVHAESQAWNSSFVENPEIVAEMVEREINSSRRELGYFSCGTGNPIDDCWRCDPNWRRNRKRLADCGLGFGKKAIGGKFGRFYVVTDAHNDDPVNPRPGTLRHAVIQSEPLWIFFTGDMVIQLKQELIMNSYKTIDGRGANVHIAYGPCITVQYVSNIIIHGIHIHHCRPAGNAMVRSSPTHYGWRTICDGDGISIFGAKHVWIDHCSISRCADGLIDAIMASTAITISNNHFTHHDKVMLLGHSDSHSADKIMQVTIAFNHFGEGLVQRMPRCRHGYFHVVNNDYTHWEMYAIGGSAGPTINSQGNRYLAPQNRFAKEVTKRVETAHGRWKHWNWRSQGDLMLNGAFFTSSGTGAASSYAKASSLGARSASLVKVLTGQAGPLKCGGRSGSRC, from the exons ATGGCGGAGGCCTGTGCTTTCTTGATTGCCATGGTGTTTGCCGCAGGGCTTCACGCAGTTCATGCGGAAAGCCAGGCCTGGAATTCTTCTTTTGTGGAAAATCCAGAAATAGTGGCTGAAATGGTGGAAAG AGAAATAAACAGTTCCAGACGAGAGCTCGGTTATTTTTCCTGCGGGACGGGCAACCCCATTGACGACTGCTGGCGTTGCGATCCGAACTGGCGACGTAACAGAAAGAGACTCGCAGACTGTGGCCTCGGATTCGGCAAAAAAGCCATTGGAGGAAAGTTTGGAAGATTTTATGTCGTCACAGACGCCCATAACGACGACCCGGTGAATCCCCGGCCGGGAACTCTTCGCCATGCTGTGATTCAGTCGGAGCCTCTGTGGATATTCTTCACCGGAGACATGGTGATCCAGCTGAAACAGGAGCTCATTATGAACAGTTACAAGACCATAGACGGAAGAGGCGCCAATGTCCATATTGCCTACGGGCCCTGCATCACTGTACAGTACGTGAGTAACATTATTATCCATGGAATTCACATACACCATTGCCGCCCTGCTGGAAACGCCATGGTGCGGAGCTCCCCGACTCATTATGGCTGGAGAACAATTTGCGACGGAGACGGCATTTCAATCTTTGGCGCAAAGCATGTCTGGATCGACCACTGTTCGATCTCCCGCTGTGCCGACGGCCTCATTGACGCCATCATGGCTTCCACTGCCATCACCATTTCAAATAATCACTTCACACACCATGACAAG GTAATGCTGCTCGGCCACAGCGACAGCCATAGTGCAGACAAGATCATGCAGGTGACGATCGCCTTCAACCACTTCGGAGAAGGCCTTGTACAGCGCATGCCAAG GTGCCGGCACGGTTACTTTCATGTGGTGAACAATGACTACACTCACTGGGAAATGTACGCTATCGGTGGAAGCGCCGGTCCCACCATTAACAGCCAGGGTAACAGATACCTGGCCCCCCAGAATCGTTTTGCCAAGGAG GTGACGAAGCGAGTGGAAACGGCGCATGGAAGATGGAAGCACTGGAACTGGAGATCACAGGGGGATTTGATGCTCAATGGCGCATTCTTTACATCCTCTGGCACAGGCGCAGCGTCCAGTTATGCAAAGGCTTCCAGTCTTGGAGCACGCTCTGCTTCTCTTGTGAAAGTTCTCACCGGTCAAGCCGGTCCTCTCAAATGTGGAGGTCGATCTGGCTCACGCTGTTGA